The following is a genomic window from Simkaniaceae bacterium.
AAAGTGGCATCCATCCCGCACTTTGTCAAGAGATGCTGTAATTTTTGAGTTTCTCCTCCACCCATACTCGCATTGATATTTTGATGGGCTAAATGGAAGAGCATGAGATCTTGCGCAACCCCCGGGAAACAAATCGTCGAAAGATGAGCAACGCGTAGCTGCTGCTCAAAAGGGATCACAACGTCCGGAATGCGGTCTTTTAAAATCGCTTCGAAACGATCTCTTAACCGAGCTGCATTCAGTGTCATAGAGTCGAATTCGCTCTTTAGCGTGCACGCTGCTTTTTTAAATTGAAGTAACTGCTCGGGCTCAAAAGCACCTCCGCGTGAGGGATTAATACGCTCAGCTGTTGGGATGAGCGGAGAAATCTTTTTCCCCTTTTTAACAAATAGAGCCCCTAAGCCTCTTGGCCCACCTATACTTGTTGCATCAAAAGAAATTGTATCTATCGGATACTCATCAAAATGGAAATAGGTTCCCCCAATGGCATCGGAAAGGTTCACATGGAGTAAAATATTATGGCGATGGCAATAGGCGGCAATCTCGGTTATGGGTTGAATGACACCCGTTAACGGATTGACAAGAGAAATAAATAGTATGCTTGTTTTGGGAGATGTATGCAGATTCAATATGCTTGGCGTGATAAGACCTTCCGAATTCACAGACACTTCATCGACACGACATCCCGCCGCTTCTAAACGGGCTGCATTGAGAAGCGTTGAAGCACTTTCCAAATTAGAAATGAGAATCTGATTTTTTCCCGTTTTTAAAATATGCTCAAAATAGACATGATAAAAGACTTGTGTGACGCTCTCGGCATTAGAAGACGTCAATACGAATTGATCATCGGCACTCGCTCCCACAAGATCATATAATGATTCAATAGCAGAGAGGATATCCTCTTGCAATTTTGCATTCTGAAAGGCAGGAGCTGTCAGAGACTCCTTTGTATTCATCAATCAACCTCTTTTCTCATAGCGATCATTGGCATATTCATAGTAAAGCGGCATGCCCGTGGGAATCTCAAAATGTAAAATCTCTTCCTTTGTCATCCCCTCAATTGCATACACAATGGATCGAAGGGAATTTCCATGAGCTGAGATTAAAACATTTTCCCCTCTCTTTAAATAAGGCAAAATATGCTCTTCAAAATAAGGCAAAGTCCTCTCCATTGTCATTTCTAAGCTTTCACCTTCAGGAGGAGCTACATCAAAACTGCGACGCCAAATTTGGACCTGTTCTTTACCAAACCGGGCACGCGCCTCATCCTTATCCATCCCCTGTAAACTGCCATACATTCTCTCATTGAGATGCCAGCTCGTAAATACGGGGATGAGCTGCTCTTTTGCGTTCTCCGAATAAACCCGCGCATTTTTTTTCATCATCGGATCGTCGTGTTGAAACGCAAGCACCCGCTCGTGCGTATGCACACTCATAGCGAGTGTTGCCGTTGTTTGGGCCCGAATCAATACGGAAGTGAATACGGCAGCAAAATCAATTTGATTAATTTGATGACCCGCCTTGATCGCTTCTTCTATCCCCTCAGGGCTCAAAGGAACGTCAATCCACCCCGTAAAAAGATTTTTTTTATTCCAAACTGACTGTCCATGACGCAGTAGTACTAAAATCGCTTTTTTCATATAAAGGCACTCATTATAGCTAATTAGACCATTTCGTTATACCCCTATACCCTATTCGGAGTAAATTAAAAATCTACCTGAGGCTGTAAATTAAAATTTTATATTGGTTGTCACCGGCATCCCCGCTTGGTCGATTGATTTGATTGCATTCATTCCTTGTCTTTGATATGCTCTTTCCTATGAAAAATCGATTATCCAAAGTGATTGCTGCCTGTGGTGTGGCCTCCAGAAGAAAAGCCGAAGAGCTGATCATGGAAGGGCATGTACGCGTTAATAGCCAAACGGTAACCCTTCCTCAAACACCCGTTGAACTGGGTGTTGATCGGATTGAGGTGAAAGGGAAACCCCTCAAAGGGGCCGAAGGGAAAGTCATTTACCTATTGAATAAGCCCCGCGGCTTTATCTGTTCAAGTACGGCTCTCCCGGGAGAACACATCGTGCTCGACCTTTTCCCGTCCCATGAAAAACGACGCCTTTTCACTGTTGGCCGACTCGACAAGGAAACATCCGGTCTATTGATTGTGACAAATGACGGTCATTTTGCCCAAAAATTGATCCACCCTTCTTCAAAAATTGAGAAAGAATACCTCGTTAAAACAACCCATCCGATTCGAGATGAGCAATTTAAGATGATCTGTCAGGGATCATATATCGAGGGGACTTTTATCAAGCCAATTCGAGTCACATTCATTAACAACTATACGGTGAAAATTGCAGTGACTGAGGGG
Proteins encoded in this region:
- a CDS encoding aminotransferase class V-fold PLP-dependent enzyme codes for the protein MNTKESLTAPAFQNAKLQEDILSAIESLYDLVGASADDQFVLTSSNAESVTQVFYHVYFEHILKTGKNQILISNLESASTLLNAARLEAAGCRVDEVSVNSEGLITPSILNLHTSPKTSILFISLVNPLTGVIQPITEIAAYCHRHNILLHVNLSDAIGGTYFHFDEYPIDTISFDATSIGGPRGLGALFVKKGKKISPLIPTAERINPSRGGAFEPEQLLQFKKAACTLKSEFDSMTLNAARLRDRFEAILKDRIPDVVIPFEQQLRVAHLSTICFPGVAQDLMLFHLAHQNINASMGGGETQKLQHLLTKCGMDATLARSSLSFNMFQDRDEERLDYMVEIIVDTYYKLRKISCGLSFEEED
- a CDS encoding 2,3-bisphosphoglycerate-dependent phosphoglycerate mutase; translation: MKKAILVLLRHGQSVWNKKNLFTGWIDVPLSPEGIEEAIKAGHQINQIDFAAVFTSVLIRAQTTATLAMSVHTHERVLAFQHDDPMMKKNARVYSENAKEQLIPVFTSWHLNERMYGSLQGMDKDEARARFGKEQVQIWRRSFDVAPPEGESLEMTMERTLPYFEEHILPYLKRGENVLISAHGNSLRSIVYAIEGMTKEEILHFEIPTGMPLYYEYANDRYEKRG
- a CDS encoding rRNA pseudouridine synthase; this translates as MKNRLSKVIAACGVASRRKAEELIMEGHVRVNSQTVTLPQTPVELGVDRIEVKGKPLKGAEGKVIYLLNKPRGFICSSTALPGEHIVLDLFPSHEKRRLFTVGRLDKETSGLLIVTNDGHFAQKLIHPSSKIEKEYLVKTTHPIRDEQFKMICQGSYIEGTFIKPIRVTFINNYTVKIAVTEGKKHEVRLLVSNARLKIDQLKRIRIGNLHLGKLPLGIPRPIKPSELRQLF